The uncultured Methanobrevibacter sp. genome includes a window with the following:
- a CDS encoding restriction endonuclease: MEKPQLINFVAKVMEDSGFKIYKNFRTSQKVVDIYAILPTTIGDFGVVVACKNYDKDFEIGVDVLKEMEDVQASLKASKVMIVSSSYFSSQAKSYALRKNIKLVDRDNLLELAKRYQDRTSQTTLDNTPYDGGASAYIDEEYPEYQYDASDMEYLMQRRDANPNVYKSSLYRQTDEPRSRGGLSSILNRGRSSVGSLSREPTNLYNYESRRNANFEPIFFRLVSNPIILIILVVAISYALAYLLGNLLGVDAGMAGLIEMIVALLLSYGLSLYTERSSDFVVKGSFVFFISLIILIILIFV; encoded by the coding sequence TTGGAAAAACCACAATTGATAAATTTTGTAGCAAAAGTAATGGAGGACTCTGGTTTCAAGATTTATAAGAATTTTAGAACCTCTCAGAAAGTCGTTGACATTTATGCTATTCTACCGACTACAATAGGCGATTTCGGTGTTGTTGTAGCATGTAAAAATTATGACAAAGATTTTGAAATTGGAGTGGATGTTTTAAAAGAGATGGAAGATGTTCAGGCAAGTTTAAAAGCGTCTAAAGTGATGATTGTTTCTTCTTCTTATTTTTCCAGTCAGGCTAAAAGCTATGCATTGCGAAAAAACATTAAGCTTGTAGATAGGGACAATTTACTTGAACTGGCTAAGCGTTATCAGGACAGGACTTCTCAAACTACATTGGACAATACTCCTTATGACGGCGGAGCATCCGCTTATATTGATGAAGAATATCCTGAATATCAGTATGATGCTTCAGATATGGAATATCTTATGCAGAGACGTGACGCCAATCCTAATGTTTATAAAAGTTCACTGTACAGACAAACTGATGAGCCACGCTCCAGAGGAGGATTATCTTCTATATTGAATAGGGGAAGGTCTTCTGTGGGAAGTCTTTCTCGAGAACCTACAAATTTATACAATTATGAATCACGCAGAAATGCAAATTTCGAGCCTATTTTCTTTAGATTGGTCAGCAATCCTATCATATTAATTATTTTGGTTGTAGCTATATCCTATGCTCTTGCCTACCTTTTAGGTAATCTTTTAGGTGTGGATGCAGGTATGGCAGGATTAATCGAAATGATTGTAGCTCTGCTTTTATCTTACGGTTTATCTCTCTATACTGAAAGAAGCAGTGATTTTGTTGTCAAAGGATCATTTGTGTTCTTTATTTCATTAATTATATTAATTATATTAATCTTTGTCTAG
- a CDS encoding oligosaccharide repeat unit polymerase family protein, with the protein MNFKKIDFFQPYILIVAILAFLLMGYIGSFNYRFEDPLDLEVILTVVFACIVFGICAFIVKKKVKVENTENTDFISEKLLVILVVIALVLQSLNLFLMGGIPLFNSVLKSNATTNIWRVAYPLFLIMMNILLAKYYDRKYLLLVVLGALIFGLNGYRTSVLGILGSTFITLYYLEKISKKVAVIFIAVIVVGIMAIGYIASQSIANQHWTLNPLELIFYRAGFTLEVFERILRLGGTTHGHILSMIFSSGSPRTFVGQYVLTDNVCLTSTLFGPVYLDFGIIGLTIQMAFMGAFLGLVHKLKKGIGVGIYSMILTHTLIWIETGPTDIMIWFLYLIGFILIIINFKNINLDKD; encoded by the coding sequence ATGAACTTTAAAAAAATTGATTTTTTCCAGCCATACATACTCATAGTTGCAATTCTTGCTTTTCTATTGATGGGATATATCGGATCATTTAACTACCGGTTTGAAGACCCGCTGGATTTGGAAGTGATTTTAACTGTTGTATTCGCCTGCATAGTCTTTGGAATATGTGCCTTTATTGTAAAGAAAAAAGTTAAAGTGGAGAATACTGAAAATACTGATTTCATATCTGAAAAACTGCTTGTAATACTTGTTGTTATAGCACTGGTATTGCAGAGCTTAAATCTTTTTTTGATGGGAGGAATACCTCTTTTTAACAGTGTTCTAAAATCAAATGCAACTACAAACATATGGAGAGTTGCCTATCCCCTATTTTTAATAATGATGAATATTTTACTTGCAAAGTATTATGACAGAAAATATCTGCTGCTGGTTGTACTGGGCGCACTGATTTTCGGTCTGAACGGATACAGAACTTCAGTATTGGGAATACTCGGAAGCACATTCATCACCCTTTATTATCTGGAAAAAATTTCAAAAAAAGTGGCAGTCATATTCATTGCCGTCATTGTTGTCGGAATAATGGCAATAGGCTATATCGCATCCCAGTCAATAGCCAATCAGCACTGGACACTTAATCCTTTAGAGCTGATCTTTTACAGAGCAGGATTTACTCTAGAAGTCTTTGAAAGAATTTTAAGACTGGGCGGAACTACACACGGACACATATTAAGCATGATATTTTCATCAGGAAGTCCAAGAACATTCGTTGGCCAATATGTACTCACAGACAATGTATGTCTTACATCAACATTATTCGGGCCGGTCTATCTTGATTTCGGAATAATCGGACTTACAATACAGATGGCATTTATGGGAGCATTTTTAGGACTGGTTCATAAATTAAAAAAAGGAATTGGTGTTGGTATCTATTCTATGATTTTAACACACACATTGATTTGGATAGAAACCGGACCAACAGACATAATGATTTGGTTTTTATACCTAATCGGATTTATTTTGATTATAATTAATTTTAAAAATATTAATCTAGACAAAGATTAA